One segment of Vulpes lagopus strain Blue_001 chromosome 8, ASM1834538v1, whole genome shotgun sequence DNA contains the following:
- the DISP3 gene encoding protein dispatched homolog 3 isoform X5, with translation MEGFGGRCPTEQGRGAQKGAEVLEPRKLHWGLSWPPGLGAAAMDSEDDPLLQDVWLEEEQEEEEAAGEASGRAPRAGPRAEPAGQCCWRRWAWPSGPPASGFWSTLGWAFTNPCCAGLVLFLGCSIPMALSAFMFLYYPPLDIDISYNAFEIRNHEASQRFDALALALKSQFGSWGRNRRDLADFTSETLQRLISEQLQLLHLGNRSRPVTRSPRAAPGGDPGHEPPARRGGRVRREAPPPRDQAANQSEGPLNGRPERGRCRRSAPPPAAAAANQSRARRGASRWDYSRSYVSANTQTHAHWRIELIFLARGDAERNIFTSERLVTIHEIERKIMDHPGFREFCWKPHEVLKDLPLGSYSYCSPPSSLMTYFFPTERGGKIYYDGMGQDLADIRGSLELAMTHPEFYWYVDEGLSAENLKSSLLRSEILFGAPLPNYYSVDDRWEEQRAKFQSFVVTYVAMLAKQSTSKVQVLYGGTDLFDYEVRRTFNNDMLLAFISSSCIAALVYILTSCSVFLSFFGIASIGLSCLVALFLYHVVFGIQYLGILNGVAAFVIVGIGVDDVFVFINTYRQATHLEDPQLRMIHTIQTAGKATFFTSLTTAAAYAANVFSQIPAVHDFGLFMSLIVSCCWLAVLFTMPAALGIWSLYVAPLETACQTSCHHKCGRKSSLHFPGDVFAAAERAGGSPSQGPLPYLDDDIPLLNVEEEPVSLELGDVSLVSVPPESLQPAPDRGSRGQLIAQLQELLHHWALWSAVKSRWVIVGLFVSVLILSLVFASRLRPASRAPLLFRPDTNIQVLLDLKYNLSAEGISCITCSGLFQEKPHSLQNNIRTSLEKKKRGSGVPWASRTEATPQDSPGTVYVSKMKSRGHPAVYRFSLNASLPAPWQIVSPGDGEVPSFQVYRAPLGNFTKKLTACMSTVGLLQPASPSRRWMVTTLACDAKRGWKFDFSFYAAAKEQQHTRKVYFAQSHKPPFHGRVCAAPPGCLLSSSPDGPTKGFFYVPSEKAPKARLSATFGFNPCVNTGCGKPAVRPLVDTGAMVFVVFGIIGINRTRQVDNHVIGDPGSVVYDSGFDLFKELGHLCRLCKAIAGNSELVKPGGAQCLPSGYSTSSFLQMLHPECRELPEPNLLPGQLSHGAVGVKEGRVQWISMAFESTHQARVQRPPEPLRVPLQGAPGHGDPTSKPRAGFLIGQNPHVRVDRLNVSEVQLSGTECTYVARWPRATRPRPAPRGYWCS, from the exons ATGGAAGGATTTGGGGGGCgctgccccactgagcagggcaggggtgcGCAGAAAGGGGCTGAGGTTCTTGAGCCCCGGAAACTTCACTGGGGTCTCTCCTGGCCTCCGGGGCTGGGAGCAGCG gCTATGGACTCGGAGGATGACCCCTTGCTGCAAGACGTGTGGctagaggaggagcaggaggaggaggaggcggcgggcgAGGCCTCCGGGAGGGCCCCGCGGGCAGGGCCGCGCGCCGAGCCCGCGGGGCAGTGTTGCTGGCGGCGCTGGGCCTGGCCCTCTGGGCCGCCGGCCTCGGGCTTCTGGAGCACCCTGGGCTGGGCCTTCACCAACCCGTGCTGCGCGGGGCTGGTGCTCTTCCTGGGCTGCAGCATCCCCATGGCGCTGTCGGCCTTCATGTTCCTCTACTACCCGCCGCTGGACATCGACATCTCCTACAACGCCTTCGAGATCCGCAACCACGAGGCCTCCCAGCGCTTCGACGCCCTGGCGCTGGCGCTCAAGTCCCAGTTCGGGTCCTGGGGGCGCAACCGGCGCGACCTGGCCGACTTCACCTCCGAGACGCTGCAGCGCCTCATCTCGGAGCAGCTGCAGCTGCTGCACCTGGGCAACCGCTCCCGGCCGGTGACCCGGTCCCCGCGCGCGGCCCCCGGGGGCGACCCCGGCCACGAGCCGCCTGCCAGGCGCGGGGGGCGTGTTCggcgcgaggccccgcccccgcgggacCAGGCAGCCAACCAGAGCGAAGGCCCGCTGAATGGGCGGCCCGAGAGGGGGCGGTGCCGAcgcagcgccccgccccccgccgcggccGCGGCCAATCAGAGCCGGGCCCGCCGAGGGGCCTCGCGCTGGGACTACTCGCGCTCGTACGTGAGCGCCAACACGCAGACGCATGCGCACTGGCGCATCGAGCTCATCTTCCTGGCGCGCGGCGACGCGGAGCGCAACATCTTCACGAGCGAGCGGCTGGTCACGATCCACGAGATTGAGCGCAAGATCATGGACCACCCGGGCTTCCGCGAGTTCTGCTGGAAGCCCCACGAGGTGCTCAAGGACCTGCCGCTGGGCTCCTACTCCTACTGCTCCCCGCCCAGCTCGCTCATGACCTACTTCTTCCCCACCGAGAGAGGCGGCAAGATCTACTACGACGGCATGGGCCAGGACCTGGCGGACATCCGCG GCTCCCTGGAGCTGGCCATGACTCACCCTGAGTTCTACTGGTATGTGGACGAGGGCCTCTCGGCAGAAAACCTCAAGAGCTCCCTCCTGCGCAGCGAGATCCTGTTTGGAGCACCCCTGCCCAACTACTACTCGGTGGATGATCGCTGGGAGGAGCAGCGGGCCAAGTTTCAGAGCTTTGTGGTCACCTACGTGGCCATGCTGGCCAAGCAGTCTACTAG CAAAGTCCAGGTTCTGTACGGGGGGACGGACCTCTTTGATTACGAGGTACGCAGAACCTTCAACAATGACATGCTCCTGGCCTTCATCAGCAGCAGCTGCATCGCGGCCCTCGTCTACATCCTCACCTCCTGCTCAG TGTTCCTGTCCTTCTTCGGGATCGCCAGCATTGGCCTCAGCTGTCTGGTGGCGCTCTTTCTGTACCACGTGGTCTTTGGTATCCAGTACCTGGGCATCCTCAATGGGGTGGCTGCCTTTGTGATAGTGGGCATCG GTGTGGACGACGTCTTTGTGTTCATCAACACCTACCGCCAGGCCACCCACCTGGAAGACCCACAGCTGCGGATGATCCACACCATCCAGACGGCGGGCAAGGCCACCTTCTTCACCTCCCTGACCACAGCTGCCGCCTATGCAGCTAATGTTTTCTCCCAG ATCCCGGCCGTCCACGACTTTGGCCTGTTCATGTCCCTCATCGTGTCCTGCTGCTGGCTGGCCGTGCTCTTCACCATGCCGGCCGCCCTGGGCATCTGGAGCCTCTACGTGGCGCCGCTGGAGACTGCCTGCCAGACCAG CTGCCACCACAAGTGTGGGCGCAAGAGCTCCCTGCACTTCCCCGGGGACGTGTTCGCCGCTGCCGAGCGGGCCGGGGgcagcccctcccagggccccctgCCCTACCTGGACGATGACATCCCCTTGCTGAACGTCGAGGAGGAGCCTG TGTCGCTGGAGCTGGGGGACGTGTCCCTGGTGTCTGTGCCCCCTGAGAGCCTCCAGCCAGCCCCTGACCGGGGCAGCCGGGGCCAGCTCATCGCCCAGCTGCAGGAGCTGCTGCACCACTGGGCCCTGTGGTCCGCCGTCAAGAGCCGCTGGGTGATCGTGG GGCTCTTCGTCTCCGTCCTCATCCTGTCCCTGGTGTTTGCCAGCCGGCTCCGCCCCGCCAGCCGGGCCCCCTTGCTCTTCCGGCCTGATACCAACATCCAGGTGCTGCTGGATCTCAAGTACAACCTGAGCGCGGAGGGCATATCCTGCATCACCTGTTCAG GTCTGTTCCAGGAGAAGCCCCACAGCCTGCAGAACAACATCCGCACGTCCCTGGAGAAGAAGAAGCGGGGCTCAGGGGTCCCCTGGGCCAGCCGGACTGAGGCCACCCCACAGG ACTCCCCAGGCACCGTGTATGTCTCCAAGATGAAGAGTAGAGGCCACCCGGCCGTGTACAGGTTCTCCCTCAACGCCAGCCTGCCCGCCCCGTGGCAGATCGTGTCCCCCGGGGACGGGGAGGTGCCCTCCTTCCAG GTGTATAGAGCGCCTTTGGGTAACTTCACCAAGAAGCTGACCGCTTGTATGTCTACAGTAGGGCTGCTCCAGCCGGCGAGCCCCTCCCGCAGGTGGATGGTGACGACCCTGGCCTGCGACGCCAAGCGGGGCTGGAAGTTCGACTTCAGCTTCTACGCGGCCGCCAAGGAGCAGCAGCACACCAG GAAGGTGTACTTCGCTCAGTCCCACAAGCCTCCCTTCCACGGGCGCGTGTGCGCGGCCCCTCCCGGCTGCCTGCTCAGCTCCAGCCCCGACGGCCCCACCAAAGGCTTCTTCTACGTGCCCAGCGAGAAAG CGCCCAAGGCCCGCCTCTCGGCCACCTTCGGCTTCAACCCCTGCGTGAACACGGGCTGCGGGAAGCCAGCCGTGCGGCCGCTGGTGGACACAGGGGCCATGGTCTTCGTGGTCTTCGGCATCATCGGCATCAACCGCACGCGGCAGGTGGACAACCATGTCATCGGAGACCCG GGCAGCGTCGTCTATGACAGCGGCTTTGATCTCTTCAAAGAACTCGGGCACCTGTGTCGCCTGTGCAAGGCCATCGCGGGGAACTCGGAGCTGGTGAAGCCGGGCGGGGCCCAGTGCCTGCCCTCAG gcTACAGCACCTCCTCCTTCCTGCAGATGCTGCACCCCGAGTGCAGGGAGCTGCCCGAGCCCAACCTGCTCCCGGGGCAGCTGTCCCACGGCGCGGTGGGCGTCAAGGAGGGCCGGGTGCAGTGGATCTCCATGGCCTTTGAGTCG ACGCACCAGGCCAGAGTCCAGAGGCCCCCAGAGCCCCTCCGGGTCCCCCTCCAGGGAGCCCCAGGCCACGGAGACCCCACTTCAAAGCCCCGGGCAGGTTTTTTAATTGGGCAAAATCCGCATGTCAGAGTGGACCGTCTTAACGTTTCTGAAGTGCAGCTCAGTGGTACCGAGTGTACTTACGTCGCCCGCTGGCCCCGCGCCACCCGCCCCAGGCCTGCGCCACGCGGATACTGGTGCTCCTGA